attcgcgccaaggtttatgcaaacgtagcgacataatgacgtggcttcccttagcaccgcgagctatggaaaagcaaactggttctcagctggctcgcaagttgaacgagttgtgaaccagcaccagcactggccctgaaccagccctggaactgatttggtggaaaaggggtaacagattgacagaatgggcggcacagtggtgtagtggttagcgctgtcgcctcacagcaagaaggtcctgggttcgaaccctgggtccggcgagggcctttctgtgtggagtttgcatgttctccccgtgtccgcgtgggtttcctctgggtgcttcggtttcccccacagtccaaagacatgcaggttaggttaactggtgactctaaattgagcgtaggtgtgaatgtgagtgtgaatggttgtctgtgtctatgtgtcagccctgtgatgacctggcgacttgtccagggtgtaccccgcctttcgcccgtagtcagctgggataggctccagcttgcctgcgaccctgtagaaggataaagcggctagagatgatgagatgagattgacagAATGTAATTAAATCAATCTGGCAACCCGGATAGAGGAATTtttccaatctggcaacccaagATTATCAAACACTTGTTCTGAGGGCTGCTCAACATGGCCGCGAGTTTGTGAAAAGTcaagtcgtttttttcccctcagtctCGACCAACCATGCCGGGTTTGAGAGAAGTTGGGCTCGCAGGAGCTGCTCTGGCACTAACCGGATGTGTCGCGTATGTTTTGTGGAATTTACGAGACACCAGGAAAAGGCGAGAAGCAGAGAAAGAGCCGTTAAAGCAGAAGTTAAACGCAGAGACACCAGAAAAGTTAGTGGAGAAAGAAACACGGACTGAAACCACACACGAAGCTCCCACAGTCTCTCAGGTCTGTTTCAAAACCCCACTCATCACTGAGCTGAGAGATTTCTTCATCATCATATTCCTCCTTTAGCTAGTGCTAGCTCACGACTGCAGCTAATCTGGCTCACTCGTGCACCATCTTCTCCAAAGAACTAGTACAGTGTTTACacattaaaggttctgactgcaaacttGAATTCTGGCCagaaatgttctatttctgttgCCGTTAGAGTTTCGAgaagtttcgctgctgcacacaccgtgtatcctgtgtagaaatgttttgcagagataaaaagcgtcccgcattttacgattttTGGAGTTTGCGAAGCaataatatcacgtgaccaccgtggggcatgtttgacctacttttaaccaaaacaagtccacATAAGCAAATGTGGCAGACTCGACTGCGAGCTACAAGCCAGTGGAAAATATGAAAGCGAATCAGCCACAGGATTAgattgaactttattgatccgtgtggacaggttccctcagggaaattaaaattccagtagcatcattacaggatgaacagagaatagaaatagggaAAAACTTCTAGCTAAagtaaataaaatatttacatatctcattctcatctcattatctctagccgctttatcctgttctacagggtcgcaggcaagctggagcctatcccagctgactacgggcgaaaggcggggtacaccctggacaagtcgccaggtcatcacagggctgacacatagacacagacaaccattcacactcacattcacacctacggtcaatttagagtcaccagttaacctaacctgcacgtctttggactgtgggggaaaccggagcacccggaggaaacccacgcggacacggggagaacatgcaaactccgcacagaagggccctcgctggccacggggctcgaacccggaccttcttgctgtgaggcaacagcgctaaccactacaccaccgtgccgccccaaatattTACATATGCAaacatataaaaaagaataagatatggggagaaAGAAAAAGGCCAGCTGGAGAGGTATTGctaattgtcaggctaggctactgctccttcctgtcctctgtcctcctgttacccctcctcccccccagagaggagttgtacagtctgatggcgtgagggacaaaggagtttttgagtctgttcgtcctgcacttgggaaggagcattccgtcactgaacaggctcctctggttgctgacgaCAGTGTGCAGAAGGtggctggcatcgtccatgatgttcagtagtttgtccatagtcctcttctctgccaccgtcaccagagagtccagcttcatgccgaccacagagccggcccgcctgatcagtttgtccagcctggatgtgtccttcttggatgtgctgcccccccagcacaccacggtgtaaaacaggacactggcgaccacagactgatagaacattcacaggagtttcctgcagatgttaaaggaccgcagcgtcctcaggaagtatagcctgctctgtcccttcctgtacaagtggttggaaaCCAAAAGGTTGACGTAAAGGGACAGATCGGCCACCGGAATTGACTCAAGGATGAAACTGGCATGACGTCCGATGAAGAATTTGCTCGTCTTGGATTGGTGAGTCTGATTATCGAGTTAAacgcctaatgttttgatcttccagagaaagaaacgataacacaaaagtactaacagagaaaagatagatttgccttttgtttcacggatctagacgcgaatgtcaaccacaaattacatccctgcgactcaaaactctccgaggtctatGCAGAATCACGATGTTTTCCGCACGTCGCCATCATGGTGTGACCCAGTTCCGTAATTATGCGAATTACTTCAAGTTCCTTGCGTTCAGCCGTTTCCATGGGGTCAGATGATATTcagtcccaaaatggaggaaagccaccctcaggacatcaaaatgaacaCGTCTCGTCCGCATGATCTAGTTCTTGCAGGACAGAGGAAAATGCCAGGcacgagaggggaaaaaaaaacattaaagaagactttgcagtcagtacctttaagcAGTCAGTAGCGAGCCTTGATGATCGTGAAAACCGTTCTTATTCAAACGCGCTGTGATGTCATAAATAGTTTCTTGTTGTTCGTGAGTCAGCAaaccaaaataaacaaacaaccgtCTAAAGTAACTTGAAAAGTACTGAAAGTATCTGTGACACCCGACTTGATGCTGTTTTCTGAACTGGACACCTTACACAAGATACAGCTCTGGACGCGCCTCCTATACGCAACCATGCATAAAAATTGCCCGAAGgggcgtgtgaatggttgtttgcgtgtgtgtgttagccCTGAAATAGATTGGTGACCTTCCCAGGgttaaccccgcctctcacctgaagtcatttGAGATTGGCTCTAGCGTTCCCTGATGGACAAGCGAGATGGATAACGGCTGGATGGACGGGAATGAAAGCTAAAATTCTGATCCGTTGTCTCATTCGTGTTTTGATCTTGAACTCCAAGGTCTTCAGcgtacagaaagaaaaaaaaagcaaaggaattggccttgctgttccgaTACTTTCTGATGGGACCGGATATAGCATCAGCTgatatttttctttttgtctgtttttttgtgtatatatgcagCAGGGACAGGCAAGAGGTTCTCAGGTGTTGGTGTTGGGTTTGGATGGCGCAGGCAAGACGAGTCTTCTGCAGTACTTTGCGACAGGGAGCGCGGAACAGGAAGTGTTGCCCACTCAGGGATTCCATGCCGTCTCGATCAACAGAGAGGAGCTGCACATCGAGTTCCTCGAGAGTATGCACACAACCTACACGCACTGCTTCAGCAACTCAGTGTTGCTCATTCACGCTTTAATATCTTGGTAGTACGAATAAAATACGTGCCGCAccacgggatttttgtaccagacgCTCCGTTTACAGGATGCATAGAAACGGCATTGATGTTTGAAACGGCTGATCTGGTCACTGTCAACAAATAAGCACCTCAATAGCACCCCTACGGGATCcgtttaccacttttaacatcgtCCATGACTGTGTTGGACTTGAAATAGGGACTCGTTTTAAATGACGACCATGTAGTTATTGTCCAGAACTGGAAATGAGTCAACACTCGACAGCGTCCATTCATTGTCCATGTACTGACTGATTCCGAGTACTGCTCTCCATGTCTTCAACACTGCATGTTCAGaggttagaaagaataaaaacatcTTTTGCGACTAACCATCTTGTATCAGcaacagttctagctttgttgGTAACATTTTGTCCAGGTTAAAGTTGGTCCCATGTTCAAAACAGACTATCTGGTTGGCATGGTgccaaccagtgttgtagtcgactcacgaaacctcgagtctgagtccagtctcgagtccccagtgttcaagtccgagtcattaaacgaAAGGgtagagtccgagaacaagactccaaccacgccatttgacggtggctgtttcagccccattaacattagttcgttcctgaacatgacgtatgaacaggtgaatgtgcttctctttgtcagggagcgtgaagtattctgtcagagacggttgggagatggatgtcagtgcagaaggtgtgtttatgaacacaagtgaagagggtaaacaatccagaacagcgggcaaaatcgtaaaacagtgaaacaggcgataggtcgagcgaggcacaagcaggctatcgtagactcggtggAATCAGAGACAAGAAACATGAAAtctgggatcaggaaaccaaagaaGGAAATaaggcaactcaatacttcgcaaagtaagtttgTTTTCACAGTTTTCTATACAGgcgcactgattgtgccttaatcctgtgcgtgcgcgagagtccacttggcgtgcgctgtccggagcgtgcccgagagtctatctgatgcatgtgccaaggtgtgcaggtgtgacactcttgcatgaaattaggacAAAAATTcatgtcgatataaatatcttatggcccgttagaaaaaataaagaaaaaatccgagtcctcgtctccgttttacgagtccgaatgcagtcagtgctcaagtcgagtcacgagtccttaaaattaaggcacgagtcggactcgaatactacaagcctggtgccaACCAATCGatgaggcatcaaattaaattacCTCGAGCTGTTTTGCAAATCCATAATAGTGTCATTCTGGCCCAAAAATACACTTTAGACCTCGCTGAAACATGGACGTCATGGACATTTTGAAGGCTTTCTGcgtgcacatgatttcatgtcagatttataGGAAGTTCCCTCAGTCCAATTTTTTGTCTACGGTTTGCATTTCCTTCATACGGAGGCTTGGTGGTGGAATGCAGCAGGTAGAACTCAATCTGTTATCTGAGCGTCTGGTACGAAAATCTGGTCGACTGACACATATCGAGGAAGACGTTTCTTGAATAAGTTATTTTTAGAAGAAAAACAGTCGAggatgtgctgttagaggaaatgaTGAATAACAGGATGGAGCAATGCTGTGAAATCAATTTGTTTATTTCGTTCTCCTGATACCAGAACAGTTTACTGCTGAATGCTGTTTTTAATGAGTTGAAATCGGAACgcctgtgaaacaagttagttcgtcGTCGTCGCCTTTCCTTCTCTTGGAAATTGAATCAGACGATAAGAAAAGGCCCGCATCTTGTCGTGTTGCCAAGAAACCGGAAAGCACAAAGTTCTGCAGGTTTTTCCAAGACGGTCCAAAGCTCtcacgctggagactccttccagaagttTCTTTTTAGACTTGGATTATGTTGAACATCCccaatacaagtccctgtgaatggttttctgagcacattaatataagctGCTTTTCTGGAAAATGAATCAACAAACCTAATTTTGAAGTGCTGCGATATGATGACATAAACTGTGATTAGCTCACGATAGTGTTTTCAGCACACGCCTATTCTTTCACTGTGATCAAAATCCTTCTGTATCATGTGCAGTTGGAGGTGAGGAGAAGCTCCGAGACTACTGGCCCGTGTATCTGAAAAAGGCTCGGGTGTTGGTGTTTGTTCTGGACGCGGCCGACCCCACGCGCTTTCCTCTGGCGAAAACCAGCCTGCACCGGCTGCTGGCCTCTGAGCCGTACCTGCCGCTGGTGCTCCTCGCGAATAAACAGGTAAACAAGCGCTCGATACTCTGAAGCAACAGTGCAAGTGCGTGACTGGTTTGCTGTAGCGCTTGGAAGCTCACAGAAGTATTTGCATTTTGTAAATATGAATTAAAACGTtacatttaaataattttttttctttctgtggaGTGTTTCATAAACACTGGCAaaaatgtaaatttttttttctttgttttgaaaAAAACAGGAGATGAAACAAAATGGGTTACAGTTTTGAGATTGAAAGAAAATCCCAAATGCATTACAGAAAATCATTTTAGGTAAAATTTGTTGAGGCATTTGAGCATTATTTTTTTTGAAAGAATCTCTATCATAACCTATAATTTTGAAATGGACTATGTAAGACCAAGCTTACACAAAGAAGCTGAAACAAGAAAAATCATATGCAGAAATGTAGTAATAATCACaataatgcattattattattattattattattattgcaattgCAGCCCCCGagcataactacatcatcacttgtttatCGCGGTGCGttgtgggggatagccggggctggtagttgagcgatatgacgGATGTCAGGTTAATTTTACGTGACATCTTATTTTTGAGGACGTATAATTGGATCAGCTCAACTTgatagagaaaaaaaatccatctgaATATCGGGAATTGGCGTGGAGCAGCGCTCTCGCAGTGGATTCGTGGACGAATAACAGTCTGAGTGAtaagagtgattagttaaataaaacttgatatcaggaaacatgacaaaaatctttggaaacctgctgatctgccgtgtcatgttcagtataaatgcattttcttcgaTAAATGCCGCGAGTGAGGTTCACTGAACATTGTACATGCGCGAAAGAGAACCCTTtgcggtttgggagttttatcggtccgataGGCTCGTCGGCACACcgagaggcaaaggccgaagaatgcttctttgttttacaggctttggaatatcgctagtttcagatgatgaacagtgtcgattgttgtAATCTTCTATAGCCGAAGGCCGTTCcgtagaccatggaaatattgctgggtcacagttttaaGTCCGTCTTTatccccaccagagaaatgtaagctacaaacacgtgTTCATTTCGtttcagtttgaaggttttcgttgcggattaaacttatccatttctttcttctcttcttctggaCTAGCAGCTGATTAAAAGCTCAAATTCGGCgtcctctttgttgtggagacacagtaaggcacacagcaattcactttaggccacatggttaaaaccggttagacacAACAATGTAGTGTTTAACgaaggcgaaagtaaacaatacagTGGAGCTGACCCCA
This genomic interval from Neoarius graeffei isolate fNeoGra1 chromosome 20, fNeoGra1.pri, whole genome shotgun sequence contains the following:
- the arl9 gene encoding ADP-ribosylation factor-like protein 9 isoform X1; its protein translation is MPGLREVGLAGAALALTGCVAYVLWNLRDTRKRREAEKEPLKQKLNAETPEKLVEKETRTETTHEAPTVSQQGQARGSQVLVLGLDGAGKTSLLQYFATGSAEQEVLPTQGFHAVSINREELHIEFLEIGGEEKLRDYWPVYLKKARVLVFVLDAADPTRFPLAKTSLHRLLASEPYLPLVLLANKQDLPGACGVTELYESMGLGSVGDGRKLCVLGTQVQKGSSDAHPSLQDAYELILEMNSN
- the arl9 gene encoding ADP-ribosylation factor-like protein 9 isoform X2, which translates into the protein MTSDEEFARLGLQGQARGSQVLVLGLDGAGKTSLLQYFATGSAEQEVLPTQGFHAVSINREELHIEFLEIGGEEKLRDYWPVYLKKARVLVFVLDAADPTRFPLAKTSLHRLLASEPYLPLVLLANKQDLPGACGVTELYESMGLGSVGDGRKLCVLGTQVQKGSSDAHPSLQDAYELILEMNSN